In Hippoglossus hippoglossus isolate fHipHip1 chromosome 19, fHipHip1.pri, whole genome shotgun sequence, the DNA window TTAACCTTGCAAGAGACATAGAGGTTCTGCAGAAGAATAAACACAATTATGTGTTTCATGAAGCCGGtaacaacacatttcaaagaAGAATGTAGTTAAAAAGGAAACGCCGCtgttggaaaacaaacaaaatgagaagTTTACTCTTATTGTTTGCAACAGTACATTCGCGTTTTTCATAGCGATCactcttttaaaatataaattggGTCTTAAGACTTTGTAAGTGAGCGTTGTAGCTGCTGTTGTTCGGTGATAATATCTTAATCCAATATATCTTACACTGCCTCCGCTGTGAGATGATCAGGAGAATGTTAGAATGTGAATGAGAACAGCACAGAGCTCATGAAATTTCCATTCAATGTACATACCCAGTGTCTGAAATGACAATGATTGAATTTGTGTCTGAGCACGAACAAACAAATGCGTTAAAGAACATTTAGCTGCTCTGCAATGCGACCAGAATCTCAAACAGACAACAGAGTGTCTATTAAAAACAGTTGCCTATTATAGTCTATGCAACTATACATCCAATTAGTGTAATTGGATTTGAGGCAGTTAAGCCATTGATTAGGAGAGAGTCCAGTGAAAAATAGAATGGCAGCAACTCTGCATCGATAAACCTTTACAATATAAAAAGaagctgaatgtgtgcatgtttttgacATGTTCTAACTCTGTGTtgtaaagacaaagaaatgtaggAGAATAATAAGAGAACAAACGGTTCAAACTCTCTGATATTTAGTGCTATCAGGTTGTAAAGTGTTTTGTAAGCGCTCACCCGTTATCACATTTTAACCACAAGTACAAGAGACAACTGAACAACACCAAAAGCACACTGCCGATTCAAAATTATTCTGACCAATAAAccaagtgaaagaaaaacacccaAAAATGTTGACCTCAATAACTGGAGCGCCTCTCATAAGAATTCAACGTGGTGATGAGACAGGATCCCCTCCGGCAAATGACACAACTCTGTTGCAATACATGTATAAATAgttgtgtggttttaaaaaaagacctCTCATAGCAAAGCTGCTTAGCTTGTCGGATGCATCTTACATGCTACTCCTCCATTCAAGTGTCAGACTGTTTATTACATTCAGAGTTAAATCTCACTCTACATTTATCTACAAGAcaaatcagaaaaagaaaatatcaccAAAACccactgaaaaaaatacaaatcaaagaaaacaagagagatAGTTTGAAGAGATTCGTGAAATAGGTGAGGTTTGACATTACTTGTGTCAGGCGCGGTGGCCATGGTTGAGACAATGACAGGGGGACCAGTACGACGTCCAACCATCCTGCTGTTGTTAAGATTTTGCGCTTGGAGAGCGGAGGAAGAGGTCACAGGAATGATGGTACTTTCAGGGGCAGCACCGATCCCTTTCCGGAGCAGTTGGGGGCTGTGAAGGGGGCTTggcgctgctgctggtgatgttGGAGGAAGGTTGGGTGCTCTCTTCATCAGCTCCATGGGGGAATAGGAGCCAGAATAGGTTTTTGGGGCTGCTCCATGGGTGCCCGGGGCTGATGGAGGCTGTTGTCCAAGAGCAGACATGGCAAGACCAGTGTGGGCATTATACATGGAGAAGGGTCTTCCCTGAGTCACAGCATTGCTATATCCTCCAGGGCTAATTGGAAAAGCTCCACTTCCCATGGGCCGAGATCCTGGGTAGGTGGTGGTCTCCAGGAGGTGTTGGGAGGGTGCACTACTGGGTCTTCTGCCAAGAAATTCTCCCATCCTGGGGGACATGTTCTGGATATTGGTGGGATGTTGCTGTATCAGGTTGGGGTCCATGGTCAAACCCTGGGGCTGCATGTAGAGCTCATTGCGATGGGTAAAGCTGTTGGATCGTGTACGTGGTGCTGTTCCACTTGTCTTGCAACCAAGCATCACACGTGAGAGAGCACGGGCCTGGGCCAAGTTAGGGGCCACAGAGCGGACATCATGGTCCTCCATCATCCCCAGGGTGGCATAGGAATCAAAGCCATGTTGCAGCAGGAGAGTGATAGTGCTCTCAGCCAATCCTTCAGCTCGCAGGAAAGCCAGGAAGGAAGGGTCCACCATCTTCTTGGGGTCTGCAGCACTGGGATGGTGAAGAGACAGACCAGAGTTAAATCCAGCTGTGGCAGCCACCATGGCTGAATTCATGTCATAATTTGGGTCATAATGTTGCCTCTGAGAGCCTATAGCTCCATAAGCCCGGGGGAAAGCTCCGTCCATTCCCTGGTATGCTGGGTCCACCACAGTATTGGTGGCAGCTGGCTGATAGGAGTCCAGGGAAAAGCCGTTTATATTGTTGTAAGCTTGGTGAGCAGAAAGAGACGGTGGCCCAGCAGCGTAAATAGGAAGAGGGGGCTGGACCCCGTAGACCGCAGGACCAGGAGAGCTGCCACCAATACGCTGGACGTCTGGGATCATTTTAGATCCCAGAGTTTCCCTGAACAAACGGCTCAGCTCATGaacaggagggggaggaggtggtggaggaggcgggggaggagggggagggggaggaggcatGGGGTTAGGTGTAGAAGCAGACGCCAACACGGTAGGTGTGGCCCTTGCCTGTCCTTGATCCCAGGTAGGCTTCATCCCCCTAGCGTTGGACCCATAATGCGATGCTGATCTGGTGAGCATGTGCTGGTTATCCCTATAAAACCCAGACTCTTCAGGTGGCTGACCAGATAAGGTAGAACCAGTCATGTAGTAATCCACAGGTGGTGCAGAGGCCAGGCTTGCCATCATTTGTCTGAGGTAGAGGCTGCTGCCAAGATCGGGCACAGAGTTCTTCCTCAGTAGCTGCTGTCCATGCCGGTCCTGTTGGATCTGGGAAGACTGGAGGACTGGATTCTGTTTCTCATCAAGATTTACGTGATGGTGAGACCATACTCCACCATCTCCCCCACAGACTGCCAGAGAATTCCTACGACCTGCCATGGTGCCACAGAAGTGACAGCGACTTGCAGTCTTGTGGTTCTGGCCTTCAATCCATTCAGGGCCGTGATAGCTCAGAGAGCCACCAAAATGCGACTGCTCACTTGAGTTAGGCATCAGTGAAGACAATAACGAGGACAGctataaaagcagaaaataaaaccgGGTATTGTGTTTCAACTCTCCAGTTACACTCACCCCCAATCAAAAAGGAGTAGTgatgagaagaggagaaaggtgAAGCATGAGGTACCCTTTTACCTGATCTGCCGCTGTAGgcaacccccctcccctcactctAAAGAGTGTGCTATCATGTAGCTCCCTGCTGGCAGCATATCTAAATAATTCAGCCCTGGAAACATTAGAAATCCACAAGGGCATGAGGcacaacatgacaaacacagagtataaacatgcacacacattcaaactgaaaaaaaacacacctttaGGGCGAGGATCTACTCCATTCTACAGCAGGGATCATGCTTGTGGTTGGCATCACGCTTACATTCCAAACTAAGACCTAGAGTAGAGAAATTGGGCTAAAAGCACATGCTGGACAATGACAACAGAATGGAGGAGGGGACGGGATGCTCTAATCCAATGGGGTTGCTGCACGCCACTGGTAGGACAGCCCTCTCGTCCACAGCATTTTCCACAAGGGGATTAGCGTCAAACTAAAACCTGCTTAAATCCACTGCCCCCTGTGACATCACTTGAACCAGATAGTGTACATAGCCAGCACGCTGCTGAGGCCCCTGGATGTGTTCACGGAGTGTAAAGCTACAGTGTTTATGGTGCTTAGTGGTCACTACTAACCACTTCGTTGGCCTACAGCCGGAATCCCTCTGAGCATGAATAGATCCAGAGGAATCGGGGAGTTTGGGGACTGACATGCTTGCTGAAGTGTGTCTctggggagagggggaggggagtGGTTGCAAAGGCCAGACACAAGTAATGCTGAGGGTCAGTCTCAATCCGGTGGCCACTAGAGGAGTTGCTCCACTTGAGCCATGAAGAATGCACAGCCTCCTCTACTGGGCAACGACAGATTCACATATGCAAATACGCACATACAAATAACCCTACAGGCAGGGACAAGGAAGAACATGCAGCCTCCCTAGAAGTTAAATGTACACTCGGGCCAAAGTTAATGATTTCAGATCGATGGATGATTTATAAagcataaaacaaaaacagtccaAAACTGAAGTATATTCATTTTACagtagaaataatatatatata includes these proteins:
- the LOC117752580 gene encoding histone acetyltransferase KAT6A-like, with protein sequence MPNSSEQSHFGGSLSYHGPEWIEGQNHKTASRCHFCGTMAGRRNSLAVCGGDGGVWSHHHVNLDEKQNPVLQSSQIQQDRHGQQLLRKNSVPDLGSSLYLRQMMASLASAPPVDYYMTGSTLSGQPPEESGFYRDNQHMLTRSASHYGSNARGMKPTWDQGQARATPTVLASASTPNPMPPPPPPPPPPPPPPPPPPVHELSRLFRETLGSKMIPDVQRIGGSSPGPAVYGVQPPLPIYAAGPPSLSAHQAYNNINGFSLDSYQPAATNTVVDPAYQGMDGAFPRAYGAIGSQRQHYDPNYDMNSAMVAATAGFNSGLSLHHPSAADPKKMVDPSFLAFLRAEGLAESTITLLLQHGFDSYATLGMMEDHDVRSVAPNLAQARALSRVMLGCKTSGTAPRTRSNSFTHRNELYMQPQGLTMDPNLIQQHPTNIQNMSPRMGEFLGRRPSSAPSQHLLETTTYPGSRPMGSGAFPISPGGYSNAVTQGRPFSMYNAHTGLAMSALGQQPPSAPGTHGAAPKTYSGSYSPMELMKRAPNLPPTSPAAAPSPLHSPQLLRKGIGAAPESTIIPVTSSSALQAQNLNNSRMVGRRTGPPVIVSTMATAPDTSNVKPHLFHESLQTISLVFFDLYFFQWVLVIFSFSDLSCR